A part of Cryptococcus decagattii chromosome 2, complete sequence genomic DNA contains:
- a CDS encoding nuclear protein localization protein 4 — protein sequence MLLRIRSPAGTARITVQPETTGEEFAEAILNTIPRSDPQPDPATLALSNQPGAGGESVPFQALNGRTVGDMGFSHGDLLFLSYKPRGADPDSHPAMEATTSLLQPSQPDPSHPKTHTDPPLPNTIPLKDLSSVQEPEIDQYWEKQTGKIERKRDPAFCRHGEKAMCDYCMPLEPYDPKFQSEHQIKHLSYHAYLRKLLSSRPPTASSATDLPPLSPTSLSVITPCPTGAHPPFPEGICSTCQPSAVTLQSQPFRMVDHVEFASPSIIEGLLSAWRRTGTQRIAFLIGREDKYEKVPMGIKVIVEAVWEPKQEGELDGLTVETPWSDESRVQEIARWCDKGLSVVGMIYTDLTPSPDDITKTLYKRHAQSYTASSLEMLLSAAYQLSHPLSTRMSPTGHYSSRFVTCCLTGDKDGGVDILAWQASEHAEAMVKAGIVEASVDPTVVRVRKPGEGEYVPEVFYSYKNEYGLQVKMPAKPTFPVEYLYVNITHGFPLAPSPLFLSNAFPTENRPGLHDQSMQVVITQLAAILKSSDAEIGDTGTWPGRIKKDVERWLSDWHLVTFLCMQGLFSLKEQKILCRAATAHAHPNDTHASEELFASDGWQTLLTIVDSEVSSNGHSNRPPTSSFNNLGIDSPLFTGPSGSGSATESCAPPSGPGSVGAGAGAGSRERICPHCTFVNEHGGSDCEICGLPLDG from the exons ATG CTGCTCCGGATCCGCTCGCCGGCGGGAACTGCCCGCATCACTGTGCAGCCAGAGACGACAGGGGAGGAGTTTGCCGAGGCGATCCTCAACACCATCCCCCGCTCGGACCCCCAGCCAGACCCGGCCACGCTCGCACTCAGCAACCAGCCGGGGGCCGGGGGCGAGTCCGTGCCATTCCAGGCCCTGAATGGCCGTACAGTGGGTGACATGGGTTTCAG CCATGGCGATCTCCTGTTCCTCTCCTACAAGCCACGTGGCGCTGACCCAGACTCACACCCGGCCATGGAGGCCACAACGTCTCTCTTACAGCCTTCGCAGCCGGACCCCTCTCACCCAAAGACCCACACCGATCCGCCCTTGCCAAATACTATCCCGCTCAAGGACTTGTCCTCCGTGCAGGAGCCTGAAATCGATCAGTACTGGGAGAAGCAGACTGGCAAGATTGAGCGGAAGAGGGATCCTGCATTCTGTAGGCACGGTGAGAAGGCCATGTGTGATTATTGCATGCCGTTAGAG CCGTACGACCCCAAGTTCCAATCGGAGCATCAGATCAAGCACCTTTCCTACCATGCCTATCTCCGCAAACTCCTCTCGTCCCGTCCGCCCACCGCTTCTTCAGCTACCGatcttcctccactctCGCCCACCTCTCTGTCCGTCATCACCCCTTGCCCTACAGGCGCCCACCCCCCATTTCCCGAAGGTATCTGCTCCACATGCCAGCCTTCTGCGGTAACCCTCCAATCTCAACCATTCAGAATGGTCGACCACGTTGAATTTGCTTCACCGTCCATCATCGAAGGCCTTCTTTCCGCATGGCGTCGTACAGGAACCCAACGTATCGCCTTCCTCATTGGACGAGAAGACAAGTATGAAAAGGTTCCGATGGGTATCAAGGTCATTGTTGAAGCCGTCTGGGAGCCAAAGCAGGAAGGCGAACTCGATGGACTGACTGTTGAGACCCCATGGAGCGACGAGTCTAGGGTTCAAGAGATTGCGAGGTGGTGTGATAAAGGTTTAAGCGTTGTAGGCATGATCTACACTGACCTCACTCCCTCTCCCGACGACATTACCAAAACGCTTTACAAACGCCACGCCCAGTCGTATACTGCCTCCTCGCTGGAAATGCTTCTTTCTGCAGCTTATCAGCTCTCCCATCCCCTTTCTACGAGAATGTCCCCTACCGGTCACTATTCCTCTCGTTTCGTCACTTGTTGTCTGACAGGTGATAAGGACGGGGGTGTCGATATCTTGGCGTGGCAGGCAAGTGAGCACGCCGAAGCGATGGTGAAGGCTGGAATTGTCGAGGCCAGTGTAGACCCTACAGTTGTGAGAGTCCGGAAACcaggggaaggagaatACGTTCCAGAAGTGTTTTACAGCTACAAAAACGAGTATGGATTGCAAGTCAAGATGCCTGCAAAACCGACTTTTCCTGTCGAGTATCTGTATGTCAAC ATCACGCATGGTTTCCCCCTAGCGCCATCTcccctctttctttccaatGCTTTCCCAACGGAAAACCGTCCCGGGCTCCATGACCAATCCATGCAAGTGGTTATCACACAACTTGCCGCCATTTTGAAATCGAGCGACGCCGAAATTGGGGATACTGGTACTTGGCCTGGGAGGATCAAGAAGGATGTTGAGAGGTGGTTGAGTGATTGGCATTTGGTGACATTCTTGTGCATGCAGGGTCTGTTTTCCTTG AAGGAGCAGAAAATCCTTTGTCGAGCTGCTACTGCCCATGCGCACCCAAATGACACTCACGCGTCGGAAGAGCTTTTCGCCAGTGATGGATGGCAGACGTTGCTCACCATTGTCGATTCCGAAGTTTCCT CCAACGGTCATTCCAACCGTCCGCctacatcatcattcaaTAATCTCGGGATTGATTCTCCTTTGTTTACTGGTCCCTCTGGCAGTGGTTCCGCTACCGAGTCTTGTGCACCACCATCCGGTCCTGGTTCAGTTGGCGCAGGCGCGGGCGCGGGTAGTAGGGAGAGGATCTGCCCACATTGCACGTTTGTGAATGAACATGGAGGGAGCGATTGCGAGATTTGTGGATTGCCGCTTGACGGTTAA